In Lysinibacillus sp. FSL M8-0337, the following proteins share a genomic window:
- a CDS encoding endonuclease: MSKKKWNKSFNALLATTLVASVSMPVMPSQAVAAELATDLIISEYIEGSSNNKAIELYNGTGSTIDLSQYKLELYTNGSTTPTNKQTLSGTLAHNETIILYNSSAVAAIKEKGGLASAVTAFNGNDAIVLKKGEEVVDSFGQMGFDPGKSWNDNGVFTVDTTLVRKSSITSGDKNPSDTFDPSLEWQPYPIDTFEHLGSHAMDGGDVGPIIKAEVVTASTPSGTVASGTAITLSSATAGAKIYYTTDGTEPTLQSASYTQPIIIDKTMTIKAIAVAQGLENSDVQTFNYTVIGQADVQSIADARTQANGTTVTIKGIVAGKLKNTISVQDGTGGIAVRPTSLNVEIGDEVTLKGKLADYRGLLQLDGAQIIDKVAGVGAPTAKVVTGAEVAEANESQLVTIKNVALTNVQTGSGWANYTASDGSNFLVRDETNTLGLTVGTTYESITGIVQQFDQDYQVIPRSVNDIVVDSTALKPAIASPSSGTFINQTTVTLSTSTANGEIYYTVDGTNPTVSGIKYEKPIDIKQNTTLKTVVKANDGTFSEVMTYDYVITDALQIHDIQGEGHRSPFAGKTVDGIQGIVTYSFSLNGSYYYTIQTPDELADDNPNTSEGILLYSGKNAWPIQVGNLVSVTGKVDEYAYDGYSDANQTDLKTTQINVRNDQGGKVQVLNASVALPKAVQIDKLKMSFSQIDSDNLQVFNPTIDAIDFWESIEAMRVEVGNVKAVAPQEHGDLVTVLENEPTNTLHGGVLYEEGKTNPNRIQFRLEPNGTARDFEVATGDKFNGPITGIVGYSYQNFKIYVPLDNMKQAHVKGSATPETTKIVKAEDKLTIASYNLENFSNNKTSTSDDKARKLARAIGTDMQTPDIVGVTEVQDNNGESAGDAKADQSYQRLIDAIKAESGIDYKYVNIDPVNNADGGAPNANIRVGFLYNPARVNLKEGIQAGDATTAVSYQNGQLTLNPGRIDPMNEAFNNSRKPLAAQFEFQGEDVIVIANHWNSKSGDTPLFGATQPPQYKSEVQRQKIANIVYNFVADVKTKNPDANIVSLGDFNDYQFAKALKIHEGEWMTNMINKADSSDRYTYLYQGNSQVLDHILVSNNLQEKTIIDILHINADFTDMAGRASDHDPVMVQLDLKQGPTVEPIQPEITYNYENFKKNILVITKPSVALHLDAASYITKGVHLKGKYVELHGEGFNKTDVIITPNHPESIVDLKGNTFKKITIEGKNVSEIRGAENIDLQLIELKKGASLENIKFTNSKGQPIVYPPVPAENKQPIIKKPFTNQTVAVGTDITIDLTEHFADPDNDELTFTATKGSIKGKRLTLTLEAGSHIVGVTASDGTKSVTANFSVTVTANDYYTAAYNKEGQALKKALHDIISNQKVLSYDAAWDALRYTDEDPNNTNNVLLFYSGKSSPKTNNGGNVGNWNREHTWAKSHGNFGTSQGPGTDIHHLRPTDVQVNSARGNLDFDNGGSSVAGCNGCLKDADSFEPPNRVKGDVARILFYMATRYELGDKVDLELNDKVNNGTAPYHGKLSVLLQWHLQDPVDDYEKRRNERIYEIQGNRNPFIDHPEWVETIYGNKTAVQMVN, encoded by the coding sequence ATGTCTAAAAAGAAATGGAACAAGTCATTTAATGCTTTACTCGCAACGACATTAGTTGCGAGTGTATCGATGCCAGTAATGCCTAGTCAAGCTGTTGCGGCTGAATTAGCTACTGATTTAATTATCTCTGAGTATATTGAAGGGTCCAGTAATAATAAAGCGATTGAACTTTACAATGGAACGGGTTCAACAATTGATTTAAGCCAATACAAACTTGAACTTTATACAAATGGTAGTACAACACCAACGAACAAACAGACGTTAAGTGGCACTTTAGCACATAATGAGACAATCATTCTCTATAATTCTAGTGCAGTGGCAGCGATTAAAGAGAAAGGTGGACTTGCTTCAGCTGTTACCGCGTTTAATGGTAATGATGCGATTGTTTTAAAGAAAGGTGAAGAGGTAGTAGATTCTTTTGGTCAAATGGGGTTTGATCCAGGCAAGTCATGGAATGACAATGGGGTGTTTACTGTTGATACAACATTGGTTAGAAAGAGTTCCATTACGTCTGGCGATAAAAATCCAAGTGACACCTTTGACCCTTCATTAGAATGGCAGCCTTATCCAATCGATACATTCGAACATTTAGGCAGTCATGCAATGGATGGAGGTGACGTTGGACCTATTATAAAGGCGGAAGTCGTAACAGCTTCCACACCTTCTGGAACGGTTGCGTCAGGCACTGCCATTACATTATCTTCTGCCACTGCTGGTGCAAAGATTTATTATACAACGGATGGAACAGAGCCGACATTGCAAAGTGCTAGTTATACGCAGCCAATTATTATTGATAAAACAATGACGATAAAAGCGATAGCAGTTGCACAGGGGCTGGAAAATAGTGATGTGCAAACTTTTAATTATACCGTTATTGGACAAGCAGATGTTCAGTCAATCGCTGATGCAAGAACACAAGCGAACGGTACAACAGTAACAATTAAAGGTATTGTGGCAGGGAAGTTGAAAAATACCATCTCTGTACAAGATGGAACAGGTGGTATCGCTGTACGTCCGACGAGCCTAAATGTAGAAATTGGCGACGAAGTAACGCTTAAAGGGAAGCTTGCGGACTATAGAGGGTTACTGCAATTAGACGGAGCTCAAATTATCGACAAAGTGGCAGGTGTTGGTGCACCAACTGCAAAAGTAGTAACAGGTGCCGAGGTAGCAGAAGCAAATGAATCACAACTTGTTACGATAAAAAATGTTGCGCTGACAAATGTGCAAACAGGAAGTGGCTGGGCAAACTATACAGCTAGTGATGGTAGCAATTTTTTAGTACGCGATGAAACGAATACGCTAGGTCTAACGGTCGGCACAACATATGAATCGATTACGGGCATTGTCCAACAATTCGATCAGGATTACCAAGTGATACCACGTTCTGTAAACGATATTGTCGTGGATAGCACAGCATTAAAACCAGCGATCGCATCGCCAAGTAGTGGTACATTTATTAATCAAACAACGGTCACTTTATCAACATCGACAGCTAATGGGGAAATCTATTACACAGTAGATGGTACAAATCCTACTGTATCAGGTATTAAATACGAAAAACCAATCGATATTAAGCAAAACACAACATTAAAAACGGTTGTCAAAGCAAATGATGGCACGTTTAGTGAAGTAATGACCTATGACTATGTTATTACAGATGCGCTGCAAATTCATGATATTCAAGGGGAAGGCCATCGTTCTCCATTTGCCGGCAAAACCGTTGATGGCATTCAAGGGATTGTAACATATTCATTTTCTTTAAATGGTAGTTATTATTATACGATTCAAACACCTGATGAATTGGCGGATGATAATCCGAATACATCGGAAGGTATCTTACTTTATAGTGGAAAGAATGCTTGGCCGATTCAAGTAGGGAATTTAGTATCGGTAACAGGTAAAGTAGATGAATATGCGTATGATGGCTACAGTGATGCGAATCAAACAGATTTAAAAACGACGCAAATCAATGTACGAAATGATCAAGGTGGCAAAGTACAAGTACTTAATGCCAGTGTAGCATTACCAAAAGCCGTTCAAATTGATAAATTAAAAATGTCATTTAGTCAAATAGATAGTGACAATCTGCAAGTTTTCAACCCGACAATTGATGCTATTGATTTTTGGGAAAGTATTGAAGCGATGCGAGTGGAGGTAGGCAATGTCAAAGCTGTTGCTCCACAGGAACATGGCGATTTAGTAACGGTTCTTGAAAATGAACCAACAAACACGCTGCATGGTGGGGTCTTGTATGAGGAAGGAAAAACAAACCCAAATCGTATCCAATTTAGATTGGAACCGAACGGAACAGCTCGTGATTTCGAAGTTGCTACAGGCGATAAGTTTAATGGACCGATTACGGGTATCGTGGGCTACTCTTATCAAAACTTCAAAATTTACGTGCCACTAGATAACATGAAGCAAGCCCATGTAAAAGGGTCGGCAACACCTGAGACAACTAAAATAGTCAAAGCAGAGGATAAGCTAACAATTGCCTCGTATAATTTAGAAAACTTCTCTAATAACAAAACATCCACATCGGATGATAAGGCGCGAAAATTAGCACGTGCCATTGGTACTGATATGCAAACACCAGACATTGTAGGGGTCACGGAAGTACAAGATAATAACGGTGAATCGGCTGGTGATGCCAAAGCAGATCAAAGTTATCAACGCTTAATTGATGCTATTAAAGCTGAAAGTGGCATTGATTATAAGTATGTCAATATTGACCCTGTGAATAATGCAGATGGTGGTGCACCGAACGCGAATATTCGTGTTGGTTTCTTATACAATCCAGCAAGGGTGAACTTGAAAGAAGGAATCCAAGCAGGGGATGCGACTACTGCGGTTAGTTATCAAAATGGTCAATTAACGCTGAACCCAGGTCGAATTGACCCAATGAATGAGGCATTTAATAATAGCCGAAAACCGTTAGCTGCACAATTTGAGTTCCAAGGTGAAGATGTCATTGTGATTGCTAATCACTGGAATTCTAAATCGGGTGACACACCATTATTCGGAGCAACACAACCACCGCAATATAAAAGTGAAGTGCAGCGCCAAAAAATCGCAAATATTGTGTATAACTTTGTTGCGGATGTTAAAACGAAAAATCCAGATGCAAATATTGTATCTTTAGGTGATTTTAACGATTACCAATTTGCCAAAGCGCTTAAAATTCATGAAGGTGAATGGATGACCAATATGATAAATAAAGCCGATTCTTCTGACCGTTATACGTATTTGTATCAAGGAAATTCGCAAGTATTAGATCATATTTTAGTTTCCAATAATCTTCAAGAAAAAACGATAATTGATATTCTTCATATTAATGCAGACTTTACAGATATGGCAGGCCGCGCAAGTGACCATGACCCTGTCATGGTGCAACTGGATTTAAAACAAGGTCCTACAGTAGAACCGATTCAACCTGAAATCACATATAACTATGAGAACTTTAAGAAAAATATTTTAGTTATTACAAAACCGAGTGTAGCATTACATTTAGATGCAGCGTCGTATATTACGAAGGGCGTGCACTTAAAAGGGAAGTATGTCGAGCTTCACGGTGAAGGCTTTAACAAGACAGATGTGATTATTACGCCAAATCATCCAGAGTCCATTGTAGACTTAAAGGGCAATACGTTTAAAAAGATTACAATTGAAGGCAAAAATGTAAGTGAAATTAGAGGCGCAGAAAATATTGACTTACAGTTGATTGAATTGAAGAAGGGTGCATCGTTAGAAAACATTAAATTTACAAATTCTAAGGGTCAACCGATTGTGTACCCTCCTGTCCCTGCTGAAAACAAGCAACCAATCATCAAAAAGCCTTTTACAAATCAGACAGTAGCTGTAGGCACAGACATTACCATTGATTTAACAGAGCATTTCGCTGATCCTGATAATGACGAATTGACATTTACCGCTACAAAAGGTTCGATAAAGGGCAAACGCTTAACGTTAACTTTAGAAGCGGGTAGTCATATTGTTGGTGTCACGGCATCTGATGGTACAAAAAGTGTCACGGCCAATTTTAGTGTTACTGTAACGGCTAACGACTACTATACTGCTGCCTATAACAAAGAGGGGCAAGCACTCAAAAAGGCGCTGCACGATATAATTTCAAACCAAAAAGTATTATCCTATGATGCTGCATGGGATGCCTTGAGATACACAGACGAAGATCCGAATAATACAAATAATGTCCTGTTATTTTATTCTGGTAAATCTAGTCCAAAAACAAACAACGGCGGCAATGTAGGCAACTGGAACCGAGAGCATACGTGGGCAAAATCACATGGTAATTTCGGCACAAGTCAAGGACCAGGAACTGATATCCATCATTTACGCCCTACCGATGTTCAAGTAAATAGCGCAAGAGGAAATTTAGACTTTGACAATGGCGGTAGTTCAGTCGCTGGCTGTAACGGTTGCTTGAAAGACGCCGATTCCTTCGAACCACCGAATCGTGTCAAAGGGGACGTTGCACGCATTCTGTTTTATATGGCAACGCGTTATGAGCTAGGCGATAAAGTAGACCTTGAATTAAATGACAAAGTCAACAATGGAACAGCTCCATATCACGGTAAACTTTCGGTTCTTTTACAATGGCATCTACAAGACCCTGTAGATGACTATGAAAAACGACGAAACGAAAGAATCTACGAAATCCAAGGTAACCGCAATCCATTTATAGACCATCCAGAATGGGTAGAAACGATTTATGGCAACAAAACAGCGGTACAGATGGTAAATTAG